The DNA segment GGTAGAGCACCGCGATCTCGCGCCGCTCGAAGCCGTCGTTGCGCGCGAGCTGGCGGATCTCGTCCACCATCCATTGCGCCTCCGCCAGGTCGGTGGGCGCTTCATAGACGCGCACGGGCTCGCCGGGCCCCTGCGTGGTGCGCAGGTTCTTGCCCAGGCGGCGGCTGTTGTGGCTGATGAGGGCGTTGGCCGAATCCAGGATGTTGCTGTAGCTGCGGTAGTTCTGCTCCAGCTTGATCTGGTGGCGCACGTCGAACTCGCGCACGAAATCCTGCATGTTGCCCACGCGCGCGCCGCGGAAGGCGTAGATGCTCTGGTCGTCGTCGCCCACGGCCAGCACGCTGCCGTGCGTGACGAGGCGGCCGTCCACCATGTCGCCCGCGATCTGCTTGAGCCAGGCGTATTGCAGCTTGTTCGTGTCCTGGAACTCGTCCACCAGGATGTGCTGGAAGCGCCGCTGGTAATGCGCGCGGATCGGGTCGTTGTCGCGCAGCAGTTCGTAGCTGCGCAGCATCAGTTCGCCGAAATCCACCACGCCCTCGCGCTGGCACTGCTCTTCGTAGAGCTGGTAGAGCTCCACCTTCTTGCGCCCGTCCGCATCGCGCGCATCCACGTCGCCGGGCCGCAGTCCCTCTTCCTTGCAGCCGCTGATGAAGTAGGCCATCTGCTTCGGGGGAAAGCGCTCCTCGTCGATGTTGAACTGCTTGCACAGCCGCTTCACGGCCGAGAGCTGGTCCTGCGTGTCCAGGATCTGGAAGGTGGCGGGCAGCCCTGCCGACTTGTGGTGGGCGCGCAGCAGCCGGTTGCACAGGCCGTGGAAGGTGCCGATCCACATGCCGCGCACGTTCACCGGCAGCATGGCCGAGAGGCGCGCCGTCATTTCCTTCGCAGCCTTGTTGGTGAAGGTGACGGCCAGGATGCCGCCGGGCGAGACGTAGCCGTTCTGCAGCAGCCAGGCGATGCGCGTGGTGAGCACGCGGGTCTTGCCGGAGCCCGCACCGGCCAGGATCAGGGCGTGGCCCGCAGGCAGCGTGACGGCGGCGAGTTGCTCGTCGTTCAGGTTCTGCAGCAGGGGCGACGCGGCGGCCGGCGCGGCCGCGAGGCCCGGCTCGGCAGCACCGAAAGGCGCTGGCGCGCCGGAAAACAGGTCGTGTGGGAGCATCCCGCCATTGTAGGAACCCGGCCGCCTCCGCCCGGCCAGCGGGGTCAAGCCCCCCGGCCTGTGCTTACGTCAGCAAACCGTCCAGCGCGTCGGACTCGAACTGCTTCCAGAGCGCATCGCGCCGCTCCAGCGTCTCCTGCACCGCGCCGTGGCGCAGCTGCGCCACCGCCGACACCAGGGCATTGCACAGGAAGAAGGCCGCGGTGTACGAATCGAATGGCGATGCATTGGCCGTGCGCGCCACCAGCGTGTGCTGCGCATGCTGCACGACGGGTGCCACCGGGCTGTCCGTGAGCGCCACCACGGTGGCGCCCTGCGCCCGGAAATGCTGCGCTGCCAGCAGGCCGCCGCGCGAGTAGCGGCGGATGGTGAACACCACCAGCACATCCTGCGGCTGCACCCACAGCATCCGGTCCACCGCGAACGGCGCGCCCGCACCCAGGTCCTGCACGCCCGGGCGGCACATGTTCAGGTGCGTGGCCAGGTGGCTGGAGACGGGCGCGCTGTTCTTCTCGGCCAGCAGGTACACGCGCCCCCGGGCCTGCGCCAGTTGCCGTACCACGGCTTCGAAGGCAGCCACGTCCAGGCCCTGCCGCGTGGCGGCCAGGTTGTGCTGGTCGTGCAGCAGCGCATCGTCCACGCACTCGACCAGGCTGCGCCCGGCGCCCAGGGTCGCAGGCGCGCGCTGTGCGGCGGTCTGCAGGCGCGAGGTGACCTCGGAGCGCGCCTCGCGCCGCACCTCGGCCAGGCTCCCGTAACCCAGCTTGGAAAACATCCGCACCACCGTGGAAGCGCTCGTGCCCGTGCGCGACGCGATCGCGCTGGCGGAATCCAGCAGCCCGTCAGGGTAGTGGCGCAGCAGGTCGTCGGCCAGCGCTCGCTCGCTGGCGGTCAGGGAGGCGGCCTGGGCGGCGAGCCGTTCGGTCAGGAGCATGGGGTGGGGAGAAGGTGCGGGTAGTGCGCGGGCAGGGTGCCGTTGGCGCCGATTGTGCACGGCGCGTCACGCCGTATGCGCCTCCTGATTGCAACACTCATTGCAAGGCAATATGATTTATGAAATTTTCGTTTCAATCACTCCCCGTTGACGCAACACTGCCCGACCATGACCGCCATCTCCTCCGCGCCTGCCGTCCCCGCCTCCGCCCAGCCCCTGCTCGACTGGCTCGCCTCGCAGGAACAGGCCATGGCCCACCTGCTGGCGCAGGTCGTGAACATCGACAGCGGCAGCGGCCATGAAGAGGGTGTGCGCCGGGTTGCCGCGGTCTTGCGCGGCCGCCTGGAGGCCGCCGGCATCCCCGTGCAGACCCTGCCCGAGCCAGGCTGGGGCGAGTGCATCCTGGCCAGGGTGCCGGGCAGCAACGCCGCCGCATCCGGCCACTACCAGCTCATGGGGCACATGGACACGGTCTTCCCGCTGGGCACGGCGGCGCAGCGCCCCTGGCGCGTGGAAGGCGGCAAGGCCTTCGGCCCCGGAGTCGCCGACATGAAGTCGGGCCTGGTGATGAACGTCTTCGTGGCCGAGGCGCTGGCCCGCTTCGGCGGGAACGCCACCCCGGTGCACCTGTTGTTCACCGCCGACGAAGAAGTGGGATCGCCCGCCTGCCGCACGGTCATCCGCGAACACGTGCAAGGCGCCCGTGCCGTGCTCAATGCCGAACCCGGCCGCATCAGCGGCAACGTGGTCAACGAGCGCAAGGGTTCCTACCGCATCGATTTCGAGGTGCAGGGCGTGGCCGCGCACGCCGGCATCAACCCCGCCCAGGGCGCCAGCGCCATCGACGCGCTGGCCCGCAAGATCCTGGCGCTGCACGCCCTGAACGGCTGCGAGCCCGGCATCACGGTGAACGTGGGCTTCATCCAGGGCGGCATGGCCTCCAACGTAGTGGCTCCGCTGGCCTCGGCACACGTGGACCTGCGCTACACAGCCGGCAACGACCTGGAAGGCGTGCTCGCGCGCATCCAGGCCGTCATCGAGGAAGAATCCCTGCCCCGCACCAGCGGCCGCATCGTCGCGAAGACCGGCACCCTGCCCATGGCCCGCACGCCAGACGACCTGCTGCAGACCTACCAGCGCTGCGCCGAACAGGTCGGCTTCAAGGTCGAGGGCGAGGCCACGGGCGGCGCGGCCGACAGCGGCATCACGTCGAACATGGGCATCCCCTCCCTCTGCGCGCTGGGCCCCGTGGGCGGCTACGCGCACAGCGAGCGCGAATTCTGCGACCTCACCACCTTCGTGCCCCGCGCCCAGGCGCTCGCGCTCACGCTGCTGGCACTGGGCTGAACCGGCTTGCATCCTTTTTTTTCCTGACCTTTCCGAGACCTATGTCCTTCGAACGCACCCCCGCCACCCGCCGCCAGATCCTCGCCACCGGCCTGGGCCTCGCCGGCGCCGCCGCCCTGCCCGCCTTCGCTGCCGGAGACAAATACCCCAGCCGCCCCATCACGCTGGTCGTGCCCTTCCCGCCCGGCGGCTCCGTGGACGTCATGGCGCGCCAGTACACCGAATCGCTGGGCCGCATCCTGGGCGTGCCGATCGTGGTGGACAACAAGCCCGGCGCGGGCGGCTCCATCGGCACGCAGTTCGTGGCCCGGGCCCCGGCCGACGGCTACACCCTCGTGGCCTCGTCGCAGAGCAGCCACCTGGCCAACCCGCTGGTGCAGCCCAAGCTGGGTTACGACCCGATCAAGGATTTCGAGAACATCGCCATCCTGGGCCGCCAGCCCAACGTGCTGGTCGCCCACCCCAGCGTGCCCGCGAAGAACTTCGCCGAGTTCGTGGCCTACCTGAAGGCCAACCCCGGCCAGGTCAACTTCGCCACGGCCGGCGCCGGCAGCATGGGCCAGATCAACGCCGAGGCGTTCCTGCTGGCCGTGAACGCCAAGGGCGTGCACATCCCCTACCGCGGCGGCTCTCCCTACGTCACGGCCATCCTGGCGGGCGAGGTGCAGTTCGCACTCGACAACCTCGTGGTGTTCCTGCAGCACATCCAGGCCGGCAAGCTGCGCGCACTGGCCGTGGCGTCGGACACGCGCGTGGCCCAGCTGCCCGACGTGCCCACGTTCAAGGAACTGGGCTTCCCCGACCTCAACCAGCCCTCGTGGACCGGCATCGCCGCGCCGGCCGGCACGCCTGCCGCCGTCGTCGCCACGCTGCACAAGGCCATCCGCAAGGCGGCGACGGAGCCCGCCATGATCGAGAACCTCAAGACCCGCGGCGTGATTCCGCCCGAAGAGATGTCGCCCGCCGCCTTCGAGAAGATGATGTCCGACCGCCTCGCGTCCTACGGCGAGGTGGTGCGCAAGGCCAACATCAAGCCGGAATAAGAGCGGCAGGCACGGCGCAGCGGTCCTGCGCCGCGGCGCGTCTTGTGGGAACATGCGCGGCACCCCACCGCACAGCCCCAGGACCCGCCGATGCGCACCACCCTCCCTGCCCTGCTCCTCTGCCTCGCCCCGGCCTGGATGGCCACGGCCCCCTCATCCGCAGCGGCCCAGTGGACCGCGTGCAGCAGCGATGGCAAGGCCGCGCCGAGCGCGCTCTACGAGCGCTTCCTCGGTGCCGACTGCGCCACCTGCTGGGCCGATGCGCCGGCCAGGGAACCCGGCGGCCAGGCCCTCGTGCTGGACTGGATCGTGCCAGGCCGCCAGGGTGACGACGCCCCCCTGTCTGCCGCCGCAACGCGCGATGCGCTGGAGCGCCTGCAGGCGCTGCGCCGCGACCCGCCCGCGGCCACCGACACCGCCATCACCGACGTCGCCCCCACCGCCCCGCTGCCGGGCCGGCTTCGCGTGGCCCTGGGCCCACCCGTCAACGGCTATGTCGGCGCCACCATCGCCCTGGCGCGCCCCGGGGGCAAGGCCGCAGCCCCGCATGTCCGCGCCGGCACCCGCTATGCCTTCACGCTGCTGCTGGTCGAAACCGTGGCCGCCGGAGCGGAGGGCAACGCCGCCGAACGGCACATCGTGCGCAATGCACTGCAGGGCACCTGGGAGGCCGGCACGGCAGCGCCGCGTGGCGGATGGTCGGAGCTGCGGCCCATGCGCATCCCCGACGGTGCCGACCCGGAGCGGCTCGGCGCCGTGGGCTGGCTGCAGGATGCAGGCGGCACGGTGGTCGCGGCGGCACGCGCCCACTGCCCCGCCCGCGATGCCGGCAGACCGCAGTAACCCTGCGCTCCGTCCGCCAACCTGCCTGGTGCGCCCGGCCTGCGGGCGGCAGGGGTAGAATCAGTCACCGGGCCCAAGTTTCTTGACGTCCGGTTTTTTTGTGCCTGCGCACAGCAGGGTTCGGCAGAGGCCTCCACGGCCCGCCCGCACGACCGGCCTCCAAGCCAAGCGCCCCATCGCGGGGGAAAAAGGTCCCCCGCGACCTTTCACAGGAGCTTGGAAATCTCATGGAAATCTTCGACTACGACAACGTCCTGCTGCTGCCGCGCAAATGCCGCGTGGAGAGCCGATCCGAGTGCGACGCCAGCATCACCCTCGGGCAGCGCAGCTTCCGCCTGCCGGTGGTGCCGGCGAACATGAAGACGGTGGTGGACGAGAAGATCTGCCGCTGGCTCGCCAGCAACGGCTACTTCTACGTCATGCACCGCTTCGACCTCGACAACGTGCAGTTCGTGCGCGACATGCATGGTGCCGGCTGCTTCGCCTCCATCTCGCTGGGCGTGAAGCAGCCCGACTACGACACGGTGGACCGGCTCGTGGCGGAAGGCCTCTGCCCCGAATACATCACCATCGACATCGCCCACGGCCATGCCGACACGGTGAAGGCCATGATCGCCTACCTCAAGCAGCACCTGCCGCAGGCCTTCATCATCGCCGGCAACGTGGCCACGCCGGAGGCCATCATCGACCTGGAGAACTGGGGCGCGGACGCGACCAAGGTGGGCGTGGGTCCGGGCAAGGTGTGCATCACCAAGCTCAAGACCGGCTTCGGCACCGGCGGCTGGCAGCTCTCCGCGCTCAAGTGGTGCGCCCGCGTGGCCACCAAGCCCATCATCGCCGACGGCGGCATCCGCAGCCACGGTGACATCGCCAAGAGCATCCGCTTCGGCGCCACCATGGTCATGATCGGCTCGCTCTTCGCCGGCCACGAGGAATCGCCCGGCAAGACCGTGGAAGTGGATGGCGAGCAGTTCAAGGAATACTACGGCTCCGCCAGCGACTTCAACAAGGGCGAGTACAAGCACGTGGAAGGCAAGCGCATCCTCGAGCCCATCAAGGGCAAGCTGGCGGACACGCTGGTGGAGATGGAACAGGACGTGCAGAGTTCGATCAGCTACTCCGGCGGCACGAAGCTGATGGACGTGCGCAAGGTCAACTACGTGATCCTGGGCGGCGACAACGCCGGCGAACACCTGCTGATGTGAGGTGCTGAAAACTTTTTTGTGCGGCTTCTTGCAGACCGGCAAAAAAGTAGTGCATAATTCGAGGCTCTGCAGCGCTGCAGACACAGTTTCAAAGGTTACTGTGGGTTCTTAGCTCAGTTGGTAGAGCAGCGGACTCTTAATCCGTAGGTCGAGTGTTCGAGTCACTCAGGACCCACCACCACACAGCCGCAAGGCTACCAAAGCCGGTGCTATCAAAAGATAGCACCGGCTTTTTTCATTCCCTGTTTCCTTTTTCACTTCGCGGGCGCACGCGCACCGAGTTCGGATGGCCTGCCGCCTCCATCACAGGCCACAGGCCAGCGTCTCGTTCACAGGCCAAGGTCCGACAGTCCGGGATGATCATCGGGCCGGCGACCCAGGGGCCAGTGAAACTTGCGCTCCGACTCCTGGATAGGCATGTCATTGATGCAGGCAAAACGCCGTTGCATGAGTCCGTCGGCAGCGAATTCCCAGTTCTCATTGCCATAGGACCGGAACCAGTGGCCGGCATCATCGTGCCACTCGTAGGCGTACCGGACTGCGATGCGATGGTCTCCGTACAGCCAGAGCTCTTTGATCAGCCGGTAATCGAGCTCCTTCTTCCATTTTCTCTCGAGGAAGGCCTGGGCTTGCGCCCGGCCATCGGCGAACTCGGCTCGATTGCGCCATTGCGTGTCCGGCGTGTATGCCAGTGCAACCTTGGCCGCGTCGCGCGTGTTCCAGCCGTCTTCGGCCAGGCGGACTTTCCGGGTAGCGCTTTCCAGCGAGAACGGTGGAAGGGGCGGACGAGTTTCCATGATGAGACCTTTCAAATAATGTAGAACGATCTGTCTACATAGCTCATCGTAAAGCAGGTGGAACGATCTGTCTACAATGGAGGCATGACAACCCCTCAACGTGTTCCGGAGTCGCTCCCTCCCCGCGAGCGCATCCTGGTGGCGGCCCATGCGCTCTTCTACGGGGAAGGCATCCGAGCCACCGGAGTGGACAAAATCATCGAGCGGTCCTCGGTCAGCAAAGTGACTTTCTACCGGCAGTACGCAAGCAAGGACGACCTGGTCCGGGCGTACCTGGATTACCGCCATGAAAAATGGATGGTCTGGTTCAGAAACAGCTTGAAGGAGGCCTCGGATGCCGGCGCGTCAGCATTGGGCGCCCTCGTCACGACCCTCGGAAACTGGTTCAGCCAGCCGGACTTCCGGGGCTGCGCATTCCTCAATGCAGCGGCCGAACTGGGTTCGGCCGACCCGGAGATCCTGGCGACCGTCCGCCGTCACAAGCAGGAGATGGCCTGCGTCCTGGAGAACCTGTTCGCTGGCGGCGCGAACATGGCGGGAAGCGCGTTGTCCCTGGCCGTCGATGGCGCCATCGTCCATGCGCAGATGGGTCACAGCGTCGATGCCGTGATGGAAGACCTCAAGGCAGTGCTCCTTTCTCAGAAAGAGATGATGCGGCAACACTGATTTCCGGCCGTGCAGTGGCCCTGCGGCCCGAACGACTCAGGGGCTCGCAGGCCGGCGCGGATCGAATCGCGGTTTCCGCATGCCGGCACGATCAACACCCCTGCCTCGCCGGTCCCGCAGCGGCCCGCAACCTGGGAAAGGCGTTTTTACTGCAAGAAATCCCCAGCGCCTGCGCTTGAAAAAATCTGCCCCTTGGTGAGGTTCGCGCGAAAAAAAGCCCGCCGGAAGGCGGGCTTTTTCATTCCGTCAGCGGGTGTTGGTGCGGCCGGTACCGGCACCTGCACCGCCGGTCAGGACGATGCCGCGCCGGCGCTCGCGCCGCCGCCGCTGGAAGCCGCGGACTTGCGATGGCTCTTGCGGCCAGCCTCGCGGGCTTCTTCCGACGTGAATTGGTGGGCGTTGCCGCTGGCGTGGGCCGCGCGCCCGCCCAGGGACGCGATCTCGCGCTGGCGGGCCGGGTCCATGCCCGCGAACCCCCGCCGGGCCGGACCGGCACGGCGGGCTCCCTGCTTCAGCGCCTCTTCCGCCTGTGCTTGCTTGCCCGTATCGCGTTCGTTCGTTGGGTCATTGGCCATGTACCGCTCCTCTCAACAAAAATAGGAAATGGATGGAATTGCAGTCCGGCGCCGCAGTGGCCGGGCCTACGCAATGACTCAGGGCAAACGGCGTGCCCGACGGTGCAGCCATGGAGCCGGCAAAAAAAGAGCCCGCCTTGGTGGCGGGCTCAAGAGGGGCGCGCCTGGCGGGGCAGCCAGGCACGGAACACAGGGCAAGCGGCGT comes from the Paracidovorax avenae ATCC 19860 genome and includes:
- a CDS encoding MurR/RpiR family transcriptional regulator, producing the protein MLLTERLAAQAASLTASERALADDLLRHYPDGLLDSASAIASRTGTSASTVVRMFSKLGYGSLAEVRREARSEVTSRLQTAAQRAPATLGAGRSLVECVDDALLHDQHNLAATRQGLDVAAFEAVVRQLAQARGRVYLLAEKNSAPVSSHLATHLNMCRPGVQDLGAGAPFAVDRMLWVQPQDVLVVFTIRRYSRGGLLAAQHFRAQGATVVALTDSPVAPVVQHAQHTLVARTANASPFDSYTAAFFLCNALVSAVAQLRHGAVQETLERRDALWKQFESDALDGLLT
- a CDS encoding M20 family metallopeptidase encodes the protein MTAISSAPAVPASAQPLLDWLASQEQAMAHLLAQVVNIDSGSGHEEGVRRVAAVLRGRLEAAGIPVQTLPEPGWGECILARVPGSNAAASGHYQLMGHMDTVFPLGTAAQRPWRVEGGKAFGPGVADMKSGLVMNVFVAEALARFGGNATPVHLLFTADEEVGSPACRTVIREHVQGARAVLNAEPGRISGNVVNERKGSYRIDFEVQGVAAHAGINPAQGASAIDALARKILALHALNGCEPGITVNVGFIQGGMASNVVAPLASAHVDLRYTAGNDLEGVLARIQAVIEEESLPRTSGRIVAKTGTLPMARTPDDLLQTYQRCAEQVGFKVEGEATGGAADSGITSNMGIPSLCALGPVGGYAHSEREFCDLTTFVPRAQALALTLLALG
- a CDS encoding tripartite tricarboxylate transporter substrate binding protein BugE; amino-acid sequence: MSFERTPATRRQILATGLGLAGAAALPAFAAGDKYPSRPITLVVPFPPGGSVDVMARQYTESLGRILGVPIVVDNKPGAGGSIGTQFVARAPADGYTLVASSQSSHLANPLVQPKLGYDPIKDFENIAILGRQPNVLVAHPSVPAKNFAEFVAYLKANPGQVNFATAGAGSMGQINAEAFLLAVNAKGVHIPYRGGSPYVTAILAGEVQFALDNLVVFLQHIQAGKLRALAVASDTRVAQLPDVPTFKELGFPDLNQPSWTGIAAPAGTPAAVVATLHKAIRKAATEPAMIENLKTRGVIPPEEMSPAAFEKMMSDRLASYGEVVRKANIKPE
- a CDS encoding GMP reductase, which translates into the protein MEIFDYDNVLLLPRKCRVESRSECDASITLGQRSFRLPVVPANMKTVVDEKICRWLASNGYFYVMHRFDLDNVQFVRDMHGAGCFASISLGVKQPDYDTVDRLVAEGLCPEYITIDIAHGHADTVKAMIAYLKQHLPQAFIIAGNVATPEAIIDLENWGADATKVGVGPGKVCITKLKTGFGTGGWQLSALKWCARVATKPIIADGGIRSHGDIAKSIRFGATMVMIGSLFAGHEESPGKTVEVDGEQFKEYYGSASDFNKGEYKHVEGKRILEPIKGKLADTLVEMEQDVQSSISYSGGTKLMDVRKVNYVILGGDNAGEHLLM
- a CDS encoding DUF1348 family protein — translated: METRPPLPPFSLESATRKVRLAEDGWNTRDAAKVALAYTPDTQWRNRAEFADGRAQAQAFLERKWKKELDYRLIKELWLYGDHRIAVRYAYEWHDDAGHWFRSYGNENWEFAADGLMQRRFACINDMPIQESERKFHWPLGRRPDDHPGLSDLGL
- a CDS encoding TetR/AcrR family transcriptional regulator, which encodes MTTPQRVPESLPPRERILVAAHALFYGEGIRATGVDKIIERSSVSKVTFYRQYASKDDLVRAYLDYRHEKWMVWFRNSLKEASDAGASALGALVTTLGNWFSQPDFRGCAFLNAAAELGSADPEILATVRRHKQEMACVLENLFAGGANMAGSALSLAVDGAIVHAQMGHSVDAVMEDLKAVLLSQKEMMRQH
- a CDS encoding KGG domain-containing protein: MANDPTNERDTGKQAQAEEALKQGARRAGPARRGFAGMDPARQREIASLGGRAAHASGNAHQFTSEEAREAGRKSHRKSAASSGGGASAGAASS